Proteins from one Rosa chinensis cultivar Old Blush chromosome 7, RchiOBHm-V2, whole genome shotgun sequence genomic window:
- the LOC112177469 gene encoding uncharacterized protein LOC112177469 gives MRAEIAALREQSRIYREQQGTHRETNRLTQQRMQDLEDENTALARALDRRQQHNEALTQALARASQLAAGVNAAPITGDPSTALSPSTEGGQRIIQIPVDLFPENLRHLPPPPLPRPVHNIPPVTDANTALLVQMSNSLLALQARVQATENRDTWRAMTTYEDRPGPFTQQVRGAIRANTSKPLKIDYTGVGDPYQHLQAFRSQTSAKGYTDEVCCTMFQETLSGEALSWFYELPVGSVGNFKELADKFVARFILRTDGIHTPKGLLKVQQGEDETLKSFVNRWQAATAKCRDLNKELAELAFRMGLRRGEFLYGINHNPPANYDELMATAIRHAQAEFETYGDTPRPELRFSTPASTTRDEPRKREWVHIHDRSPHTSNKRSKESSSRSNSYGTTHPHREPRAQ, from the coding sequence ATGCGAGCTGAGATCGCAGCCTTAAGGGAACAATCCAGGATCTATCGGGAACAACAAGGTACCCATAGGGAAACAAACCGCCTTACGCAACAGAGAATGCaggatttggaagatgaaaacacagCGCTGGCTCGAGCACTGGACAGGAGGCAACAGCACAACGAGGCACTCACCCAGGCCCTGGCTAGAGCATCTCAGCTAGCAGCGGGCGTGAACGCTGCCCCGATAACAGGAGACCCCAGCACCGCCCTATCACCTTCTACGGAGGGCGGTCAACGGATAATCCAGATACCGGTAGACTTATTCCCAGAAAACTTGAGGCATTTGCCACCACCACCGCTACCACGGCCAGTTCACAATATCCCACCGGTAACCGATGCAAACACTGCATTACTTGTGCAAATGAGTAACTCTTTGCTTGCCCTGCAGGCAAGGGTACAGGccacagaaaatagagacaccTGGAGAGCTATGACCACTTACGAAGACCGCCCGGGCCCTTTCACCCAACAGGTTAGAGGAGCCATTCGAGCGAATACATCAAAACCACTGAAGATTGACTATACAGGAGTTGGAGACCCCTACCAGCATCTACAGGCTTTCAGATCGCAAACAAGCGCCAAGGGATATACGGACGAAGTGTGTTGTACTATGTTCCAGGAGACTTTGTCAGGGgaggctttgagttggttctacgaactgccGGTCGGTTCTGTAGGGAATTTTAAGGAGTTAGCTGACAAGTTTGTAGCTCGATTCATCTTACGCACTGATGGGATACACACCCCAAAGGGCCTGTTAAAGGTCCAGCAGGGAGAAGATGAAACGCTGAAGTCTTTTGTAAATCGATGGCAGGCGGCTACCGCTAAGTGCCGGGACCTTAATAAGGAACTGGCTGAGCTGGCTTTCAGGATGGGCTTGAGACGCGGAGAATTTCTCTACGGGATCAACCATAATCCTCCAGCTAACTACGACGAACTGATGGCCACTGCCATCAGACACGCCCAGGCCGAATTTGAAACGTACGGGGACACCCCCAGACCAGAGCTAAGATTTTCCACACCGGCCTCGACGACTAGGGATGAGCCACGAAAGAGGGAGTGGGTCCACATTCATGACAGGTCACCCCATACCTCCAACAAAAGAAGCAAAGAGTCCTCGTCCAGGTCTAACAGTTACGGGACCACCCACCCTCACCGGGAGCCAAGGGCACAGTAG
- the LOC112177470 gene encoding uncharacterized protein LOC112177470, with protein MNPDLGIEEDEEGMEGSEDEAILEDSNEFMKFVEDGDKPLYPGCTKTTKLNGLIQTFNLKAKHGMTDACYSDMLIMISLLLPEGNELPGSVYEAKRTLCALEMEYEKIHACPNDCILYRLQHADATSCPTCGESRWKLGRDKSKKKGVPGKVLWYFPPIPRFKRMFQSTVSAKELTWHVDDRKKDGMMRHPADSPTWKMIDTKWPDFGVEPRNLRLALSSDGFNPHSSLSSKYSCWPVILITYNLPPWLCMKRKYMMLTLLISGPKQPGNDIDVYLQPLIDDLKVLWDGVERVYDAVRGQYFTLRAALFWTINDFPAYGNLSGSIVKGYNACPVCVEETKPYRLKKSKKMAFMRHRRFLPRHHPYRRQAAAFDNTVEDGEAPRPLSGDEVLARVQGLDRPFGKKNPPPPYKGLEDQNRPCWKKKSVFFELDYWKHLPVRHNLDVMHIEKNCCDAILGTLLNIPGKTKDGVAARLDMVDMGIRTDLKATSTGKKDKLPLASWNLFLDERKIVCSSFFNMTVPVRFSSNVRNLVSMEDLRLAGLKSHDCHTIMQLLLPIALRSVLEKPVRYAIIRFCLFFKAICSKVIDVSKLEQMQANLVDTVCLLEKFFPPSFFDIMIHLTVHLVREVELCGPIFFRWMYPFERYMKVFKGWVRNRQFPEGCIAECYIVEEAIEFCSERILPKDATTVGIPLRTKSGLLNGCKPLSGATIITVNHKQLDLAHLCVLQNTEDAIPYFT; from the coding sequence ATGAATCCTGATTTAGGGAtagaagaggatgaagaaggTATGGAGGGCAGTGAGGATGAGGCAATTTTGGAAGACTCGAATGAGTTTATGAAGTTTGTAGAGGATGGAGATAAGCCTCTATATCCTGGTTGTACCAAGACAACCAAGTTGAATGGTTTGATACAAACATTCAATCTGAAAGCTAAACATGGCATGACTGATGCTTGCTATTCAGACATGTTAATTATGATTAGCCTCTTGCTGCCCGAAGGGAATGAGTTACCAGGGTCAGTTTATGAGGCTAAAAGAACACTTTGTGCATTGGAGATGGAGTATGAAAAGATTCATGCTTGTCCAAATGACTGCATCTTATATAGATTGCAGCATGCCGATGCGACCAGCTGCCCCACTTGTGGTGAATCAAGGTGGAAACTGGGCAGGGataaatccaagaaaaaagggGTGCCCGGGAAGGTATTGTGGTACTTCCCACCGATCCCAAGGTTCAAAAGGATGTTCCAATCAACTGTTTCAGCAAAGGAACTTACTTGGCATGTCGATGATAGAAAGAAGGATGGAATGATGAGACATCCAGCGGATTCCCCGACTTGGAAAATGATTGACACAAAATGGCCAGATTTTGGTGTAGAGCCTAGGAACCTTAGACTAGCTCTTTCATCGGACGGGTTTAACCCACACAGTTCTCTAAGTAGCAAATATTCATGCTGGCCTGTTATACTTATCACGTATAACCTTCCTCCATGGTTGTGCATGAAGAGGAAGTACATGATGTTGACGTTGTTAATTTCTGGACCTAAACAGCCCGGAAATGATATTGATGTCTATCTGCAGCCgttgattgatgatttgaaaGTGTTATGGGATGGGGTTGAAAGAGTATATGATGCTGTAAGAGGACAGTATTTTACATTGAGGGCAGCACTGTTTTGGACAATTAATGATTTTCCTGCGTATGGGAACTTATCGGGAAGCATTGTCAAAGGATACAACGCTTGTCCAGTATGTGTTGAAGAGACCAAACCCTATCGGTTGAAGAAATCTAAAAAAATGGCATTTATGAGGCATCGAAGATTCCTGCCACGACATCATCCATATCGAAGGCAAGCGGCTGCTTTCGACAACACTGTAGAGGATGGTGAAGCTCCTAGACCATTAAGTGGAGATGAGGTCTTGGCAAGAGTTCAAGGTCTTGATCGGCCATTTGGCAAAAAAAACCCTCCTCCCCCTTACAAGGGTCTTGAAGATCAAAACAGACCTTGTTGGAAGAAAAAGTCTGTTTTCTTTGAACTTGACTACTGGAAACATCTTCCAGTAAGACATAATCTTGATGTGATGCACATTGAGAAGAATTGTTGTGATGCTATCCTTGGTACGTTGTTGAATATTCCGGGGAAGACAAAGGATGGGGTTGCTGCTCGTTTAGACATGGTTGATATGGGCATACGTACTGATTTGAAGGCTACAAGCACTGGAAAAAAGGATAAGTTGCCTTTGGCTAGTTGGAACTTGTTCCTAGATGAGAGAAAGATCGTTTGTAGTTCATTTTTCAATATGACTGTTCCGGTAAGGTTTTCATCCAATGTACGAAATCTGGTGTCAATGGAGGATTTAAGACTCGCCGGTCTTAAATCACATGATTGCCACACTATAATGCAACTTCTTCTCCCTATTGCATTACGTTCAGTTTTAGAGAAACCGGTTCGGTATGCAATTATTCGGTTCTGTCTATTCTTCAAAGCAATATGTAGCAAAGTGATTGATGTTTCAAAACTGGAGCAAATGCAAGCAAACCTAGTTGATACAGTTTGCCTGCTTGAGAAGTTCTTTCCACCCTCATTTTTTGACATAATGATCCACCTAACCGTTCATCTTGTTAGGGAAGTTGAGTTATGCGGTCCGATATTTTTTAGATGGATGTACCCTTTTGAGAGGTACATGAAGGTGTTCAAGGGATGGGTGAGGAATCGACAGTTTCCTGAGGGGTGCATTGCTGAGTGTTATATTGTTGAAGAGGCAATTGAGTTTTGCTCAGAACGTATACTTCCTAAAGATGCTACCACTGTTGGGATCCCTTTGAGAACCAAATCTGGACTCTTAAATGGCTGCAAGCCCTTGTCAGGCGCCACCATCATTACTGTGAATCATAAGCAACTAGACCTAGCCCACCTTTGTGTATTGCAGAACACAGAAGATGCAATCCCATATTTCACGTAA
- the LOC112177471 gene encoding uncharacterized protein LOC112177471 codes for MSPSSRSSASARSIALRIKNAAMKRSRSTSATPINASVSEVAISPEKFVTPPKKATTPKKPKATRKASSPKKRQTTSRKVKLSKTSKFKKVVASSKSSEKSISTKSKAAAHDDDDENKTGGLKLLKRGMVTMSRITNRLIRGKKLTVKFNDKGEPVGKVAKEMQSYIGVLARTKIPISISDWRDVDQDEKEKIWESITDAFVIPKECRKMVITSAANKWREFKSKLTKLYIIPYMNEPDLLEFPPDDYRSITKDNWQTFVADRLSAGFLEVREAQIMKRKENKYPHRMARKGYANLQEELSESVPLEQLDRATMWIKARQDRNGQFKQAEVEETAKKIENLKKREAEGEITTCGSDDVLTIALGNPEHHGRVRGVGGTVKPAAYFNLPKRQRKSVEETVRLPLKKIFEEEKDSLIAKERALWEEERDKQLAEERAYWAKQFARLEAKIDGKELPIDTPKAATPVNELGSGQGSCSRHGEKGVNCNGETEIVMVAKKKLVLRDDVNMVSKEELVHATNGKAKLTGVLEEELRHVFAVPKARVNDAEVLLGQNECKLAIDSVENIVAIGTIINVDIETKQQTVHGVPLGEENVRVTIIRTLVHEALLPFPIKDEIVTVKDAIGTCVAWPKNLVIAPAADAKKKSKRKNQKRTTRDMCEDNEDLQNLPPNLPVAVTALCIWANTDLRDGVTIYTTFDAEIFGHPKKAVVFRSDIYAMAHMLEIGGGCIVFYMSYLYNVLKSSKMTDMVAFVDPDHTGALGCGNPTERPRSLSNRFENGKPGQIYLVPYNSGSHWMLSVVNPDEEMIYFMDPLKRRLITGEWKTILDNSIKIYNVHKNRKGRKLIQWKNLAGIPEQNGGKSCGYWIMRYMKEIVEDTNLEFATKWERRTNLVYTEKNIDEVRAEWAKHVIKFAQL; via the exons ATGTCGCCGTCTAGCAGATCATCAGCATCTGCAAGATCCATAGCACTAAGGATTAAGAATGCAGCAATGAAAAGGTCAAGATCAACATCTGCCACACCAATAAATGCAAGTGTTTCAGAAGTAGCTATCTCCCCCGAGAAGTTTGTGACACCACCAAAAAAAGCTACAACACCCAAGAAGCCTAAAGCTACTAGAAAAGCTTCCTCCCCCAAGAAGCGTCAAACTACATCAAGAAAAGTGAAGCTGAGCAAGACTTCTAAGTTCAAGAAAGTTGTGGCATCAAGTAAGTCATCGGAAAAGTCAATTTCGACAAAGAGTAAGGCCGCTgctcatgatgatgatgatgaaaacaAAACCGGTGGATTAAAGCTGCTGAAGCGAGGGATGGTAACTATGAGCCGCATCACAAATAGACTTATCCGAGGAAAGAAACTTACTGTCAAGTTCAATGATAAAGGGGAACCTGTTGGTAAGGTGGCAAAGGAAATGCAGTCCTACATAGGAGTGTTGGCTCGTACAAAGATCCCAATCTCAATATCGGATTGGAGAGACGTCGATCAAGACGAAAAGGAAAAAATCTGGGAGTCCATAACG GATGCATTTGTCATACCTAAAGAATGTCGGAAAATGGTGATCACATCGGCTGCAAATAAATGGAGAGAGTTCAAGAGCAAGTTGACCAAGTTATACATTATCCCTTACATGAATGAACCTGATCTCTTGGAATTTCCACCGGACGATTACCGAAGCATAACGAAAGACAATTGGCAAACGTTTGTTGCTGACAGGCTTTCAGCTGGTTTTCTG GAAGTACGTGAGGCTCAAATTATGAAGCGAAAGGAGAATAAATACCCTCACCGTATGGCACGTAAAGGGTATGCAAATTTGCAGGAAGAATTG TCTGAAAGTGTGCCGTTAGAACAACTGGATAGAGCTACAATGTGGATTAAGGCAAGGCAAGATAGGAATGGTCAGTTCAAACAAGCTGAGGTAGAGGAGACCgcaaaaaaaatt GAAAACTTAAAGAAAAGGGAGGCTGAAGGGGAGATCACCACATGTGGGTCTGATGATGTGCTGACTATTGCATTGGGGAATCCCGAGCATCATGGTCGGGTTAGAGGTGTCGGTGGGACTGTGAAGCCAGCTGCATATTTCAATTTGCCAAAACGGCAGAGAAAGAGTGTGGAAGAGACTGTGAGGTTACCACTGAAGAAAATATTTGAGGAGGAGAAGGATAGTTTAATTGCTAAGGAAAGAGCTTTatgggaggaggagagagataaACAGTTGGCTGAGGAAAGAGCTTATTGGGCTAAGCAGTTTGCCAGGCTAGAAGCAAAGATTGATGGGAAGGAGTTGCCTATTGATACACCCAAAGCTGCCACACCGGTCAATGAACTTGGTTCAGGACAAGGGAGTTGTTCCCGACATGGTGAAAAGGGTGTAAATTGTAATGGGGAAACTGAGATAGTGATGGTTGCAAAGAAGAAGTTGGTCTTAAGAGATGATGTGAACATGGTATCTAAAGAGGAACTTGTGCATGCCACTAATGGGAAGGCAAAACTAACTGGGGTATTGGAAGAGGAGTTAAGACATGTCTTTGCTGTTCCGAAGGCAAGAGTAAATGATGCAGAG GTTTTGTTAGGTCAGAACGAGTGCAAACTAGCCATTGATTCGGTGGAAAACATTGTAGCCATTGGAACAATCATCAATGTCGACATTGAGACCAAGCAGCAAACTGTCCATGGTGTTCCATTGGGCGAGGAAAATGTGCGCGTCACTATCATTCGTACATTGGTTCATGAAGCTTTGCTACCATTTCCCATAAAAGATGAGATAGTGACGGTTAAGGATGCCATTGGGACTTGTGTTGCTTGGCCGAAGAACCTTGTCATTGCCCCTGCAGCAGATGCCAAG AAAAAGTCAAAGCGTAAAAATCAAAAGAGGACAACAAGAGATATGTGTGAAGATAATGAAGATTTGCAAAACCTACCACCAAATCTGCCAGTAGCTGTAACTGCCTTGTGCATTTGGGCCAACACTGATTTGCGGGATGGAGTCACCATCTACACCACTTTTGATGCTGAAATTTTTGGTCATCCAAAGAAAGCTGTTGTCTTTAGAAGTGACATCTATGCCATGGCACACATGTTGGAAATAGGAGGCGGCTGCATTGTTTTTTACATGAG CTACCTTTATAATGTTTTGAAGAGTTCCAAGATGACTGACATGGTAGCCTTTGTCGACCCTGATCACACCGGTGCACTTGGCTGCGGAAATCCAACCGAACGCCCTCGGTCTTTGTCTAATCGGTTTGAAAATGGGAAGCCTGGACAGATTTATTTGGTGCCATATAACTCAGG TTCTCATTGGATGTTGTCTGTTGTGAATCCCGATGAAGAGATGATTTACTTCATGGATCCGTTAAAGAGGCGCCTCATAACTGGTGAATGGAAAACAATTTTGGATAA CTCCATTAAAATCTACAATGTGCACAAGAATAGGAAAGGGAGGAAATTAATCCAATGGAAAAATCTTGCT GGCATTCCGGAGCAAAATGGTGGCAAGAGTTGTGGTTATTGGATCATGCGTTACATGAAGGAGATAGTGGAAGACACAAATTTGGAGTTTGCTACTAAG tggGAGAGAAGAACAAATCTTGTTTACACAGAAAAGAATATTGATGAAGTTCGGGCTGAATGGGCAAAGCATGTTATAAAGTTTGCACAACTGTAG
- the LOC112177119 gene encoding BTB/POZ domain-containing protein At5g41330 — MLKTMAPSALPRNGFKQNHKPESNIATIDVGGQLFQTTKQTLTLAGPDSLLSKISDSASAHLPPPFVDRDPELFSMLLSLLRTGNLPSKAKSLDLQDLIFESQFYGIETLLINSLSNPSHFDAFNLEKSLTLPLNGRDSPSVIATTPFGSVHVAHGSKITSFDWSLRKKSTILTEFTAVDSMLAISTKLAAVGATDFSGLQIIDLENGSVRETLNWENVTRSGSTVQAIGSSQEFLFSSFESGRRNSNSIMIYDLNTLTPVNEIGHYEIFGAEINSALPATKLKWVPGYNLLMASGSHRGPSGVCGNIKFWDTRSGNVVWEIQEKVDCFSDVTVSDDLSAMFKIGVNSGEMFYADLRSLGVEQPWVCLGDKRKMVSGKKEGVGCRIESHGSQVFCSKGGDLELWSEVAVGSKKRSEGGSEARHFRKNVMGRMKDMGGSRITNLTFGGNKMFMTRKDQQYVEVWQNSARGY, encoded by the coding sequence ATGCTCAAGACCATGGCACCTTCAGCTTTACCCAGAAACGGGTTCAAGCAAAACCACAAGCCTGAATCCAACATAGCCACCATAGATGTGGGTGGGCAGCTTTTCCAGACCACCaagcaaaccctaaccctagccggCCCGgactctcttctctccaaaatttCCGACTCGGCCTCAGCTCACCTCCCTCCTCCGTTCGTCGACCGAGACCCTGAGCTCTTCTCCATGCTCCTCTCGCTTCTCAGAACCGGAAATCTGCCATCAAAGGCCAAATCTTTGGACCTCCAAGACCTAATTTTCGAGTCCCAATTCTACGGAATCGAAACCCTTTTGATCAATTCGCTCTCCAACCCATCTCACTTCGACGCGTTTAACCTAGAAAAGTCTCTGACTTTGCCCCTCAACGGCCGAGACTCGCCGTCCGTCATCGCCACGACGCCGTTCGGCTCCGTCCACGTGGCCCACGGCAGCAAAATCACCTCTTTTGATTGGTCGCTGAGGAAAAAGTCGACGATTTTGACCGAGTTCACCGCCGTGGATTCGATGCTGGCGATCTCGACGAAGCTGGCCGCAGTGGGGGCCACAGACTTCTCGGGGCTCCAGATTATCGATCTCGAAAACGGGTCTGTGAGGGAGACTCTGAATTGGGAGAATGTGACCCGGTCCGGCTCCACAGTCCAAGCAATTGGGTCGTCACAGGAGTTTCTGTTTTCGAGTTTCGAATCCGGTAGGCGAAACTCGAATTCGATTATGATTTATGATTTGAACACATTGACCCCGGTTAATGAGATTGGGCATTATGAGATTTTTGGTGCTGAGATCAATTCAGCATTGCCGGCCACGAAATTGAAATGGGTGCCGGGTTACAATCTGTTGATGGCTTCCGGGTCTCACAGGGGACCTTCTGGAGTGTGTGGTAATATTAAGTTTTGGGATACAAGGTCTGGGAATGTGGTTTGGGAAATACAGGAGAAAGTTGATTGCTTTTCGGATGTAACTGTTTCGGATGACTTGTCAGCAATGTTCAAGATTGGTGTGAATTCCGGGGAGATGTTCTATGCGGATTTGAGAAGTTTGGGAGTGGAGCAGCCTTGGGTTTGTCTCGGTGATAAGAGGAAAATGGTGAGTGGTAAGAAGGAAGGTGTTGGGTGCAGGATTGAAAGCCATGGAAGCCAAGTTTTTTGTAGCAAGGGTGGGGATTTGGAGCTGTGGTCAGAGGTAGCGGTAGGCTCTAAGAAGAGGAGTGAAGGCGGGTCAGAAGCTAGGCACTTTAGGAAGAATGTGATGGGGAGAATGAAGGATATGGGAGGTTCCAGGATAACCAACTTGACTTTTGGAGGGAACAAGATGTTCATGACCAGGAAGGACCAGCAATATGTTGAGGTTTGGCAGAATTCTGCTAGAGGATATTGA